A region of the Dermacentor albipictus isolate Rhodes 1998 colony chromosome 4, USDA_Dalb.pri_finalv2, whole genome shotgun sequence genome:
GTATGCGTCAGAGATCTCAATCAATTTACTACCGAACGAGCGGGGTGACGTTTTTTCGGGCAGTGGCCATAGCGTACCGCTGGCGTTCGCGAATGGAACATGATGTCTCGCATATTGGAAGCATAACATAACTAGTGATATTTCCGGGAACATCCATAATGACAGCATTGGTTCTTCTGCcgttcgcaagtgttttttttttttttttacgcagacgCTTAAGAATTCACCTTCGAGCATTAAACTTCTTCCTTATTTCCCGTATGAAACACAAACTAGAATATTCTTGCTTCGTATGCGTTCCTTTTACTAATTTTAATATCAGTAAACTAGAAGCTATCCAAAGAAAGGAACTGGAGTACGGTAGCTGGCTGGGCGAATCGGTACATCTTCATAACTATTACACACAGCCCGAGCTAAGAAACACGGACGAAAACTCGTGCGTGTTTTTTTAGTGCGCGCTGTGTGTGATAGTTATCCAAAGAAAGTCTGTAAGGCTTATTTATTCTAAATTCAAACTTTTAGAACGACCAAGTGAGCTCATGACAGCCAACAATAGCGAAAAACTTGAAATACGACACACAGAAAACCACCTAAACTTTCTTGATTCACTTCTAATTGATAAGCACGCCATTGATCCCAGAATTGATTTACCTCCTCTATCCACGAGGCATAAAAAACATCATCTAGCCCATTCTCTAACTCCGTATTTTGATAAAACCAACACGTTTAATTGGATTGGATAAATTTtattaaaggtcctgcaggacgcacgtcagcgcgcagaaCACGTtgaagtttttatttttttccacgtACGCTAACTGACTGGAACTGCCTAACTGAGCCTTACGAAGTGCATGTtgattagatttttttttattctgtcatGTACAATGCATTGCATTAGTGTTATATATTCACTTTTGTTGTTTCTTATGATTGTGTGGCAACTGTGTTTTCAACTGTGTTATAATTCTGTTTAATTTATGAACTCCACAATTGGGCTTTATACTTATCTGCCTTTCGTTACGCATGCCTGTtttatgaataaaataaataaataaataataaaaaaagagaatTCCCACAAATGATACGCGATTTGCCGCAATCATACGTCCACAACCTGTAGTTGTAACGTATAAAGCAGCTGCGTAGAAGGCGTCTAAGATCGAAAACAGCTGCTCCGAAAAACGTGCAAAAGGAGGCTTCTAAGAGAACACTACTTTCGTGGCTTCCGCGGCTGCGCGCACTAACTGCGAAACAGAGCAAAAGAAGCTGTAAGGCACGTGATTAATTAGGTTGACGCAAGACAAGGTGCACTGGAGATGTCACGCGTAAAGGCTTCCCTTTTGCAGCAGTCAAAACAGGTTGACAATAATGGCGAATATAGGTTATCACGGCGACTGAGAATTTGGTTGTcggaaaaatagaaaacaatgAGAGCAGCTGGTATTTGTATTTGTCGGCAAACATGTTTATACAGAAAAAATAGACTGGTGACTAGCTGGGGAGAACTTCCAACGTAGTTTAGGTCTGGCCACCACAAAATGCCGGCAAGTCTATTCTACACCGCAGTACGCCCATACAGCAACTGCAGTTGAAATATGCAGCAAGGGTTATGTGCCATAATCACTAACTATGTAGAATGTACTTTGGTTTAGGGTGATGGAGCGGTCACTGTGTTGCCGAAGCTAAGAATGCTTAAGAAATACGCTCCATGTACTTGTATTTAAAATACGAACATTAAAAAAACTAAACTAGGGAATACTGTCGTTTGTCAGCTCTTTCAGCATTTGTCTTCAAGAGAAAACGACTTACCAGGAAATATAAATAAAGACCAAAGACCCCTCTGTCAACTTATACCGCACAAGACCCACGTGAATGATGACGTCAGAGATTTGGAGCGATTTTGAGTATTTAGTCAGTTTCTTTTGCAGAATTGATCTCCGAAAATTGACACGTCGAATTTGTTTTCTTCGCCATCAACATCTCTCACGCCTAGCAATTACATGATTTCCGCTGTTAGCTGCCGCAGACAGTGCCTCCACTGCAGACGATTCGGGAATGTCAAAGGCGGCATGGTGCCTACACTTCTGCTTCGGAGAGCGCACGCGGTCTCAGCCAGAAAAGCTTACCAGTTTGCTGTTTAAATTAAGGTAGCTAAATTTTAATTTTCTTTGACATGTTGGTTTGTACTCCATATATGGCATTGCTGCATTTGATGATTCATCTTTAACTTCTGGCAACATGGCAGATAAGTGTCTCGGTCATGCTAAAGAACACTTTATGCTGGAGATCGAGCTTAAATACGTCGTGTAACGTAAGAAAGATATGTATCGGTCACGTTACTACGACGTGCTTAAACGACTGTTTCGCCGCTTCTTTACCTTCATAGTGTGCAAGACTGCCGTGTGGAACCCGAAACCTTGACATTACTCAAGCTTTTTATGGTCGGTGTTAGTCTTTATCATTCATCATGTCCTGTCGCGACTCGATGGAATTCCGTTATCATATACTCCCACCTTCGTCCTTCTAATGTCAATGCCGCTCTACGCATGCGCGAACCACGCGCAGCCGGAGCCGCACCGGCCTCTCAGGAGTGGCGTCTGCGGTATGCGGCGCTGGCCACGAGGGACCCGGAGTCGTGCCGGCTGGAGCCCGAGCGGGGCCTGTGCTACGCGGCCTTCACGCTCTACTACTTCGACGCCGCGGCGGGCACGTGCGAGGAATTCCTTTACGGAGGCTGCGGTGGCAACGCCAACCGATTCGGCTCACTCGAGGAGTGCCTGGCCACGTGTGCCAGCGCGATTGCCGCTGCCGGCAAGGCGCAAAAGGCGGCACAGCCAGCGAACCACCGATCAGGAGGCGACGCTCCTTCGCCCAGCGCCGCCTCGCATGCAAATGGTGCCGCGGGCCTCGAGGAACAAGCGACGAGATCGCGGACGACGCCGACACCGTCCACGCCGGAGGCAGAAAACCGACGAGTGGGGCCCGCCTCGATGCACGAGGCGGCAACTTTTATTTCCTCGGATTTGCTCGGCCCGCTCGACGGGGACCAAGTGTGGGATGCTGCGCGGCTGTAGCTTCGCCGAggtgacacgaaaaaaaaaagt
Encoded here:
- the LOC135900026 gene encoding uterine plasmin/trypsin inhibitor-like produces the protein MRAPWVWWISSLLISCSALAGAAPASQEWRLRYAALATRDPESCRLEPERGLCYAAFTLYYFDAAAGTCEEFLYGGCGGNANRFGSLEECLATCASAIAAAGKAQKAAQPANHRSGGDAPSPSAASHANGAAGLEEQATRSRTTPTPSTPEAENRRVGPASMHEAATFISSDLLGPLDGDQVWDAARL